The Hippoglossus hippoglossus isolate fHipHip1 chromosome 19, fHipHip1.pri, whole genome shotgun sequence genome has a segment encoding these proteins:
- the grid2ipb gene encoding delphilin isoform X1 — protein sequence MKKFLQNKKGRYSFRQNKRGNRYPSKDFFLGMPTSNQGWPEDFGFQLGGNGPSYILSVEEGSSAHLAGLQAGDQVLEIEGHNVSTHGPQAVVAIAQTQKNIPPSIGVVSRIQQMDIIPGPDGRFGFTIVGDCPLLVEDCSPCSPAGRAGLRAGDYVMEVNGIPVRQHETAAALIKASQGRTLRLGVLCLGVRQKHSISIDDSQMGGDGARLDRKHKALEFNRKVDQILGDEPEVKEKLFSVLKQYAAEKSVEWLASVLPEILTTDEHRQLISSIRIFIPKKHRQRFDDAVSQNVINRLRRSKSISEPQGRVRRSRSEDHSERHHGSKRASSVPRDGGEPGGRGDNERDRGMRKSVSGIPAHPPIGPNQRIVRVYRGKKNFGFTLRGHAPVCLDSVIPDSPAEECGLKTGDRILFLNGLDMRNCSHEKVVSMLQGSGAMPTLVVEEGSSDFSSDQIDPEDSPCLAPTTLPRSRSPALSSLQWVAEILPPSIKVHGRTFSQQLEHLLTIQERYTVCKSLETFFQHRNVDTLIVDVFPVLDTPAKQLIWQFIYQLLTYDEQERCQGKLSRFLGFKSSAVLEPDVGPEHHRRSSSMRVTGTSYRGIVRERSSDDCIIGTHLGMGIHVDESGSPEERQSGDGTSFPESPDLNHMTGVYTELENVYAGKSVSPLQGGSSAEPERPGQTEAYGRSLSPLTLPPLTGNRKSGLSLSWKEPLPTPVYEIHHQSSVDSNPYVSLESPPASPQPLDSGPNTLTRRKKLFTFSRPPRSRDTDKFLDALSEQLGHRITLVDDFVPGENDYEEIYHGDCHGFRRRAVTMSFQDDQDLGFMPRQLSSGSSEDHSSSSEASYSSGSEPIPPPPTQSPPPPPPFQALIPPPIQFTDPLPPIRFSPERTPRSRMPFQPHHPIIPPPPPPPRTLMSSRSPRHKVLPTREDLEKPHQCFQATPGRLTHSHTTVGSSTLRSSQPSRPCYLPRQLSQPQPIRQTSPQPSPQLLRPSQLVLQRHHQLHHQHSYQGPLPPSLQEDGPSPCMSQGPGASALLSQPPGSHSSLPTHNKVYESRQEHKSQQAAPPPPPPLPPPCDPPPLPKSGQRASDANHMSVKRLRWEQVENSEGTIWGQLGEDSDYDKLTDMVKFLDLDLHFGTQRRSISPPEPAFPPENFKKKDVVEILSHKKAYNASILIAHLKLSPGELRQVLMNMTTNRLEPAHIKQLLLYAPDDDEVKQYEQFEQDPAKLSDPDQFIFQMLMVPEYKTRLRSLHFKTTLQERTEEMKVAYDCIYKASVELRSSKKLAKILEFVLAMGNYLNNGQPKSNRTTSFKINFLTELSTTKTVDGKSTFLHILAKSLCQHFPELLNFSRDLTTVPLAAKVNQRTVTTELSDLHTTIQDIRTACLKIPPTSEDHFASVMSSFLENSHPAIQSLESLQTRAMEEFSKVASYFGEDGKSCSTETFFAIFAAFISKFERALSETQTPENPRSPRLSSPLAW from the exons TCCTCGGCATGCCGACGTCCAATCAGGGCTGGCCGGAGGATTTCGGCTTCCAGCTCGGTGGGAATGGACCCAGCTACATCCTGTCTGTGGAGGAAGGCAGCAGCGCCCACCTGGCCGGGTTGCAAGCGGGGGACCAGGTCCTGGAGATCGAGGGCCACAATGTGTCGACACATGGTCCGCAGGCCGTCGTGGCCATCGCCCAGACTCAGAAGAACATCCCTCCCAGTATCGGAGTGGTGTCCCGTATACAGCAG ATGGACATCATACCAGGTCCGGATGGTCGCTTTGGGTTCACCATCGTTGGGGACTGCCCCCTGCTAGTGGAGGACTGCTCGCCTTGCTCGCCGGCCGGCCGCGCAGGTCTAAGGGCCGGGGATTATGTCATGGAGGTCAACGGCATCCCCGTTAGGCAGCATGAGACGGCCGCGGCGCTGATCAAGGCGTCCCAGGGAAGGACGCTCCGTCTGGGGGTGCTGTGCCTCGGCGTGAGGCAGAAACACAGCATCAGCATAGACGACAGTCAGATGGGGGGAGACGGGGCAAGGCTGGACCGTAAACATAAAGCTCTGGAGTTCAACAGGAAG GTCGACCAGATTCTGGGTGATGAACCTGAAGTGAAAGAGAAACTCTTCAGTGTGCTGAAGCAGTACGCAGCCGAGAAGAGCGTGGAGTGGTTGGCCTCCGTTCTGCCAGAGATACTCACCACTGACGAACATCGACAGCTCATCTCCAGCATCAG AATCTTCATCCCGAAGAAACACCGGCAGCGCTTCGACGACGCCGTCTCCCAGAACGTGATCAACCGGCTCCGCCGCAGCAAGAGCATCAGCGAGCCGCAGGGCAGAGTCCGACGCAGCCGGAGCGAGGATCACTCCGAGCGCCACCACGGATCCAAACGGGCCAGCTCCGTGCCCAGGGATGGAGGGGAACCCGGAGGGAGGGGTGACAACGAGAGGGACAGGGGTATGAGGAAGTCTGTCTCTGGGATTCCAGCACATCCCCCCATCGGACCCAATCAGAG GATCGTTCGTGTCTACAGGGGGAAGAAGAACTTTGGCTTCACGCTGCGAGGTCACGCTCCCGTCTGCCTCGACTCTGTCATCCCAG acAGTCCTGCTGAGGAATGTGGACTGAAAACAGGCGACCGCATTCTCTTCCTCAATGGACTGGACATGAG GAACTGCTCCCATGAGAAGGTGGTGTCCATGCTGCAGGGCAGTGGGGCGATGCCCACtctggtggtggaggagggatCCTCGGACTTCTCTTCAGACCAGATCGACCCAGAGGACTCTCCTTGCCTGGCCCCAACCACGTTGCCACGCTCTAG GTCTCCAGCACTCAGCTCTTTGCAGTGGGTGGCAGAGATCCTTCCACCGAGCATCAAAGTCCACGGGCGAACCTTCAGCCAGCAGCTGGAGCACCTGCTGACCATCCAGGAGAGATACACCGTCTGCAAGTCCCTGGAGACTTTCTTCCAGCACAG gaacGTGGATACACTCATAGTAGACGTGTTCCCGGTGCTGGATACTCCAGCCAAACAGCTGATCTGGCAGTTCATCTACCAGCTGCTGACCTATGACGAGCAGGAGCGCTGTCAGGGCAAACTGTCCCGCTTCCTGGGTTTCAAGAGCAGTG CAGTGTTAGAGCCTGACGTCGGCCCGGAGCACCACCGGCGGAGCAGCTCCATGCGCGTGACGGGGACGTCGTATCGCGGCATCGTCCGAGAGAGGAGCTCTGACGACTGCATCATCGGGACTCACCTGGGAATGG GAATTCATGTCGATGAATCCGGGAGCCCGGAGGAGAGGCAGTCAGGAGATGGAACCTCCTTCCCCGAGTCCCCTGACCTCAATCAT ATGACAGGTGTGTACACGGAGCTGGAGAACGTGTACGCAGGGAAGAGTGTGTCTCCGCTGCAGGGGGGCTCCTCAGCGGAGCCCGAGAGGCCGGGACAGACTGAGGCCTACGggcgctctctctcccccctcacACTCCCCCCTCTCACAG GAAACCGTAAGTCCGGCCTGTCGCTGTCGTGGAAGGAGCCTCTCCCCACTCCTGTGTATGAGATCCACCACCAGAGCAGCGTGGACTCCAACCCCTACGTCAGCCTGGAGAGCCCCCCCGCCTCCCCGCAGCCCTTGGACAGCGGCCCGAACACACTGACCCGCCGCAAGAAGCTGTTCACCTTCTCCCGCCCGCCCCGCAGCCGGGACACCGACAAGTTCTTGGACGCCCTGAGCGAGCAGCTCGGGCACCGGATCACTTTGGTGGATGACTTCGTACCCGGCGAGAACGACTatgaggag ATTTATCACGGTGATTGTCATGGTTTCAGAAGAAGAGCTGTGACT ATGAGTTTCCAGGACGACCAGGACCTGGGCTTCATGCCGCGGCAGctcagcagcggcagcagtgaggatcacagcagcagcagtgaggccTCCTACTCCTCCGGATCCGAGCcgatcccacctcctcccacccaGAGCCCGCCACCCCCACCGCCCTTCCAGGCCCTGATACCCCCTCCCATCCAGTTTACTGACCCCCTCCCACCCATCCGCTTCTCCCCCGAGCGCACCCCCCGCAGCCGCATGCCCTTCCAGCCGCACCACCCCATCATCCCCCCGCCCCCTCCGCCTCCGAGGACCCTCATGTCCAGCCGCTCCCCTCGACACAAAGTGCTCCCCACCAGAGAGGACTTGGAGAAACCTCACCAGTGCTTCCAGGCCACCCCCGGCCGCCTCACGCACAGCCACACCACCGTGGGCTCCAGCACCCTGCGCTCCTCGCAGCCGTCCCGCCCCTGCTACCTCCCGCGCCAGCTCAGCCAGCCCCAGCCCATTCGCCAGACGTCCCCCCAGCCCTCCCCTCAGCTGCTGAGGCCGAGCCAGCTCGTCCTGCAGAGGCACCACCAGCTCCACCACCAACACAGTTACCAGGGCCCCCTGCCGCCATCCCTCCAGGAGGACGGCCCCTCGCCGTGCATGAGCCAAGGCCCCGGAGCCTCGGCGCTTCTCTCCCAGCCTCCAGGGTCTCACTCCAGCCTCCCCACTCACAATAAGGTTTATGAAAGTCGACAGGAACACAAGTCACAGCAG GCTGCACCGCCGCCGCCTccgcccctgcccccaccctgTGACCCACCCCCGCTGCCCAAGTCGGGCCAACGTGCCTCGGACGCGAACCACATGAGCGTGAAGAGGCTGCGCTGGGAGCAGGTGGAGAACTCGGAGGGAACCATTTGGGGTCAG CTCGGCGAGGACTCAGACTATGACAAGCTCACTGACATGGTGAAGTTCTTGGACCTTGATCTGCACTTTGGGACTCAGCGCAGATCCA TCTCTCCTCCAGAGCCAGCCTTCCCTCCTGAgaactttaaaaagaaagacgTGGTGGAGATTCTGTCTCATAAGAAAGCCTACAACGCCt CCATCCTCATCGCCCATTTGAAGCTCTCCCCCGGCGAGCTGCGTCAGGTGTTGATGAACATGACCACCAACAGGCTGGAGCCGGCCCACAtcaagcagctgctgctctaCGCCCCCGACGACGACGAGGTGAAGCAGTACGAGCAGTTCGAGCAGGACCCGGCCAAACTGAGCGATCCCGACCAGTTCATTTTCCAG ATGCTGATGGTGCCTGAGTACAAGACTCGCCTGCGGAGCCTCCACTTCAAGACCACGCTGCaggagaggacggaggagaTGAAGGTCGCGTACGATTGCATCTACAAGGCTTCGGTGGAGCTGAGGAGCAGCAAGAAACTGGCCAAAATCCTGGAG tTTGTCCTCGCCATGGGGAACTACCTGAACAACGGGCAGCCGAAGAGCAACAGAACGACCAGTTTTAAGATCAACTTCCTGACCGAG CTAAGCACGACCAAAACCGTGGACGGAAAATCCACCTTTCTCCACATTCTGGCCAAGTCGCTGTGCCAACACTTCCCCGAGCTGCTCAACTTTTCCAGAGACCTCACAACGGTGCCTCTGGCAGCCAAGG
- the grid2ipb gene encoding delphilin isoform X4: MKKFLQNKKGRYSFRQNKRGNRYPSKDFFLGMPTSNQGWPEDFGFQLGGNGPSYILSVEEGSSAHLAGLQAGDQVLEIEGHNVSTHGPQAVVAIAQTQKNIPPSIGVVSRIQQMDIIPGPDGRFGFTIVGDCPLLVEDCSPCSPAGRAGLRAGDYVMEVNGIPVRQHETAAALIKASQGRTLRLGVLCLGVRQKHSISIDDSQMGGDGARLDRKHKALEFNRKVDQILGDEPEVKEKLFSVLKQYAAEKSVEWLASVLPEILTTDEHRQLISSIRIFIPKKHRQRFDDAVSQNVINRLRRSKSISEPQGRVRRSRSEDHSERHHGSKRASSVPRDGGEPGGRGDNERDRGMRKSVSGIPAHPPIGPNQRIVRVYRGKKNFGFTLRGHAPVCLDSVIPDSPAEECGLKTGDRILFLNGLDMRNCSHEKVVSMLQGSGAMPTLVVEEGSSDFSSDQIDPEDSPCLAPTTLPRSRSPALSSLQWVAEILPPSIKVHGRTFSQQLEHLLTIQERYTVCKSLETFFQHRNVDTLIVDVFPVLDTPAKQLIWQFIYQLLTYDEQERCQGKLSRFLGFKSSAVLEPDVGPEHHRRSSSMRVTGTSYRGIVRERSSDDCIIGTHLGMGIHVDESGSPEERQSGDGTSFPESPDLNHMTGVYTELENVYAGKSVSPLQGGSSAEPERPGQTEAYGRSLSPLTLPPLTGNRKSGLSLSWKEPLPTPVYEIHHQSSVDSNPYVSLESPPASPQPLDSGPNTLTRRKKLFTFSRPPRSRDTDKFLDALSEQLGHRITLVDDFVPGENDYEEMSFQDDQDLGFMPRQLSSGSSEDHSSSSEASYSSGSEPIPPPPTQSPPPPPPFQALIPPPIQFTDPLPPIRFSPERTPRSRMPFQPHHPIIPPPPPPPRTLMSSRSPRHKVLPTREDLEKPHQCFQATPGRLTHSHTTVGSSTLRSSQPSRPCYLPRQLSQPQPIRQTSPQPSPQLLRPSQLVLQRHHQLHHQHSYQGPLPPSLQEDGPSPCMSQGPGASALLSQPPGSHSSLPTHNKVYESRQEHKSQQAAPPPPPPLPPPCDPPPLPKSGQRASDANHMSVKRLRWEQVENSEGTIWGQLGEDSDYDKLTDMVKFLDLDLHFGTQRRSISPPEPAFPPENFKKKDVVEILSHKKAYNASILIAHLKLSPGELRQVLMNMTTNRLEPAHIKQLLLYAPDDDEVKQYEQFEQDPAKLSDPDQFIFQMLMVPEYKTRLRSLHFKTTLQERTEEMKVAYDCIYKASVELRSSKKLAKILEFVLAMGNYLNNGQPKSNRTTSFKINFLTELSTTKTVDGKSTFLHILAKSLCQHFPELLNFSRDLTTVPLAAKVNQRTVTTELSDLHTTIQDIRTACLKIPPTSEDHFASVMSSFLENSHPAIQSLESLQTRAMEEFSKVASYFGEDGKSCSTETFFAIFAAFISKFERALSETQTPENPRSPRLSSPLAW, translated from the exons TCCTCGGCATGCCGACGTCCAATCAGGGCTGGCCGGAGGATTTCGGCTTCCAGCTCGGTGGGAATGGACCCAGCTACATCCTGTCTGTGGAGGAAGGCAGCAGCGCCCACCTGGCCGGGTTGCAAGCGGGGGACCAGGTCCTGGAGATCGAGGGCCACAATGTGTCGACACATGGTCCGCAGGCCGTCGTGGCCATCGCCCAGACTCAGAAGAACATCCCTCCCAGTATCGGAGTGGTGTCCCGTATACAGCAG ATGGACATCATACCAGGTCCGGATGGTCGCTTTGGGTTCACCATCGTTGGGGACTGCCCCCTGCTAGTGGAGGACTGCTCGCCTTGCTCGCCGGCCGGCCGCGCAGGTCTAAGGGCCGGGGATTATGTCATGGAGGTCAACGGCATCCCCGTTAGGCAGCATGAGACGGCCGCGGCGCTGATCAAGGCGTCCCAGGGAAGGACGCTCCGTCTGGGGGTGCTGTGCCTCGGCGTGAGGCAGAAACACAGCATCAGCATAGACGACAGTCAGATGGGGGGAGACGGGGCAAGGCTGGACCGTAAACATAAAGCTCTGGAGTTCAACAGGAAG GTCGACCAGATTCTGGGTGATGAACCTGAAGTGAAAGAGAAACTCTTCAGTGTGCTGAAGCAGTACGCAGCCGAGAAGAGCGTGGAGTGGTTGGCCTCCGTTCTGCCAGAGATACTCACCACTGACGAACATCGACAGCTCATCTCCAGCATCAG AATCTTCATCCCGAAGAAACACCGGCAGCGCTTCGACGACGCCGTCTCCCAGAACGTGATCAACCGGCTCCGCCGCAGCAAGAGCATCAGCGAGCCGCAGGGCAGAGTCCGACGCAGCCGGAGCGAGGATCACTCCGAGCGCCACCACGGATCCAAACGGGCCAGCTCCGTGCCCAGGGATGGAGGGGAACCCGGAGGGAGGGGTGACAACGAGAGGGACAGGGGTATGAGGAAGTCTGTCTCTGGGATTCCAGCACATCCCCCCATCGGACCCAATCAGAG GATCGTTCGTGTCTACAGGGGGAAGAAGAACTTTGGCTTCACGCTGCGAGGTCACGCTCCCGTCTGCCTCGACTCTGTCATCCCAG acAGTCCTGCTGAGGAATGTGGACTGAAAACAGGCGACCGCATTCTCTTCCTCAATGGACTGGACATGAG GAACTGCTCCCATGAGAAGGTGGTGTCCATGCTGCAGGGCAGTGGGGCGATGCCCACtctggtggtggaggagggatCCTCGGACTTCTCTTCAGACCAGATCGACCCAGAGGACTCTCCTTGCCTGGCCCCAACCACGTTGCCACGCTCTAG GTCTCCAGCACTCAGCTCTTTGCAGTGGGTGGCAGAGATCCTTCCACCGAGCATCAAAGTCCACGGGCGAACCTTCAGCCAGCAGCTGGAGCACCTGCTGACCATCCAGGAGAGATACACCGTCTGCAAGTCCCTGGAGACTTTCTTCCAGCACAG gaacGTGGATACACTCATAGTAGACGTGTTCCCGGTGCTGGATACTCCAGCCAAACAGCTGATCTGGCAGTTCATCTACCAGCTGCTGACCTATGACGAGCAGGAGCGCTGTCAGGGCAAACTGTCCCGCTTCCTGGGTTTCAAGAGCAGTG CAGTGTTAGAGCCTGACGTCGGCCCGGAGCACCACCGGCGGAGCAGCTCCATGCGCGTGACGGGGACGTCGTATCGCGGCATCGTCCGAGAGAGGAGCTCTGACGACTGCATCATCGGGACTCACCTGGGAATGG GAATTCATGTCGATGAATCCGGGAGCCCGGAGGAGAGGCAGTCAGGAGATGGAACCTCCTTCCCCGAGTCCCCTGACCTCAATCAT ATGACAGGTGTGTACACGGAGCTGGAGAACGTGTACGCAGGGAAGAGTGTGTCTCCGCTGCAGGGGGGCTCCTCAGCGGAGCCCGAGAGGCCGGGACAGACTGAGGCCTACGggcgctctctctcccccctcacACTCCCCCCTCTCACAG GAAACCGTAAGTCCGGCCTGTCGCTGTCGTGGAAGGAGCCTCTCCCCACTCCTGTGTATGAGATCCACCACCAGAGCAGCGTGGACTCCAACCCCTACGTCAGCCTGGAGAGCCCCCCCGCCTCCCCGCAGCCCTTGGACAGCGGCCCGAACACACTGACCCGCCGCAAGAAGCTGTTCACCTTCTCCCGCCCGCCCCGCAGCCGGGACACCGACAAGTTCTTGGACGCCCTGAGCGAGCAGCTCGGGCACCGGATCACTTTGGTGGATGACTTCGTACCCGGCGAGAACGACTatgaggag ATGAGTTTCCAGGACGACCAGGACCTGGGCTTCATGCCGCGGCAGctcagcagcggcagcagtgaggatcacagcagcagcagtgaggccTCCTACTCCTCCGGATCCGAGCcgatcccacctcctcccacccaGAGCCCGCCACCCCCACCGCCCTTCCAGGCCCTGATACCCCCTCCCATCCAGTTTACTGACCCCCTCCCACCCATCCGCTTCTCCCCCGAGCGCACCCCCCGCAGCCGCATGCCCTTCCAGCCGCACCACCCCATCATCCCCCCGCCCCCTCCGCCTCCGAGGACCCTCATGTCCAGCCGCTCCCCTCGACACAAAGTGCTCCCCACCAGAGAGGACTTGGAGAAACCTCACCAGTGCTTCCAGGCCACCCCCGGCCGCCTCACGCACAGCCACACCACCGTGGGCTCCAGCACCCTGCGCTCCTCGCAGCCGTCCCGCCCCTGCTACCTCCCGCGCCAGCTCAGCCAGCCCCAGCCCATTCGCCAGACGTCCCCCCAGCCCTCCCCTCAGCTGCTGAGGCCGAGCCAGCTCGTCCTGCAGAGGCACCACCAGCTCCACCACCAACACAGTTACCAGGGCCCCCTGCCGCCATCCCTCCAGGAGGACGGCCCCTCGCCGTGCATGAGCCAAGGCCCCGGAGCCTCGGCGCTTCTCTCCCAGCCTCCAGGGTCTCACTCCAGCCTCCCCACTCACAATAAGGTTTATGAAAGTCGACAGGAACACAAGTCACAGCAG GCTGCACCGCCGCCGCCTccgcccctgcccccaccctgTGACCCACCCCCGCTGCCCAAGTCGGGCCAACGTGCCTCGGACGCGAACCACATGAGCGTGAAGAGGCTGCGCTGGGAGCAGGTGGAGAACTCGGAGGGAACCATTTGGGGTCAG CTCGGCGAGGACTCAGACTATGACAAGCTCACTGACATGGTGAAGTTCTTGGACCTTGATCTGCACTTTGGGACTCAGCGCAGATCCA TCTCTCCTCCAGAGCCAGCCTTCCCTCCTGAgaactttaaaaagaaagacgTGGTGGAGATTCTGTCTCATAAGAAAGCCTACAACGCCt CCATCCTCATCGCCCATTTGAAGCTCTCCCCCGGCGAGCTGCGTCAGGTGTTGATGAACATGACCACCAACAGGCTGGAGCCGGCCCACAtcaagcagctgctgctctaCGCCCCCGACGACGACGAGGTGAAGCAGTACGAGCAGTTCGAGCAGGACCCGGCCAAACTGAGCGATCCCGACCAGTTCATTTTCCAG ATGCTGATGGTGCCTGAGTACAAGACTCGCCTGCGGAGCCTCCACTTCAAGACCACGCTGCaggagaggacggaggagaTGAAGGTCGCGTACGATTGCATCTACAAGGCTTCGGTGGAGCTGAGGAGCAGCAAGAAACTGGCCAAAATCCTGGAG tTTGTCCTCGCCATGGGGAACTACCTGAACAACGGGCAGCCGAAGAGCAACAGAACGACCAGTTTTAAGATCAACTTCCTGACCGAG CTAAGCACGACCAAAACCGTGGACGGAAAATCCACCTTTCTCCACATTCTGGCCAAGTCGCTGTGCCAACACTTCCCCGAGCTGCTCAACTTTTCCAGAGACCTCACAACGGTGCCTCTGGCAGCCAAGG